TGGGGTCCACCCCCGTCTCTTCCACCTTCACCTGCTTCACGGCACGCGCCTCAgccttctgctgctgctgctggcgtcCAGAGGATTGCCCAGGCGCACCCCCATTGGCCTGATCCTCCCACTTCCGCTTCGGGACCGGCATGGGAAGCAGCCCAGCAGTGGGCAGAAGCGCAGGCATGGGCGGCGGAGCCCACCGCTCGAGGGGCGGGCGCAGCGGGAccagcggtggcggcggcggcggtggggccaAGAGGTGCGCCGgtatcggcggcggcggctggcggagctgcggcggcggctcgtgCGGGAGCGCGAAGTAGGTGCGCACGGTGCCGTCGGAGAGCGCGACGGTGCGGCGGTCGAGGTCCTCCAGCCcgtacggcggcggcggcgggatggcgttcatcacggcctccaccgcggccGCGACGGGGGGCAggggcacgggcggcggcggcggcagcagcagcggcgaCGCGCCCCGGGGAGGCGGGTGCGCCTGCGGGTGCGGTGCGGGGAGCAGAGGGGACCGGCCGGCCTCCCCGTTGAGgctcgggggagggtccgggggcgcgggcgcggcaccactggtggcggcggcggcggcggcggcggcgttgccgGGGTGGGGGCGCTTGTTGGGGTTGTGGTCGGCAgcagacgacgacgacgacgacgccctGGAGGAGGGGGCCTGCGGGTtgcgc
Above is a genomic segment from Panicum hallii strain FIL2 chromosome 8, PHallii_v3.1, whole genome shotgun sequence containing:
- the LOC112903020 gene encoding formin-like protein 20 yields the protein MKAANPNPKHMPMPPPAAAAAAPRNPQAPSSRASSSSSSAADHNPNKRPHPGNAAAAAAAATSGAAPAPPDPPPSLNGEAGRSPLLPAPHPQAHPPPRGASPLLLPPPPPVPLPPVAAAVEAVMNAIPPPPPYGLEDLDRRTVALSDGTVRTYFALPHEPPPQLRQPPPPIPAHLLAPPPPPPPLVPLRPPLERWAPPPMPALLPTAGLLPMPVPKRKWEDQANGGAPGQSSGRQQQQQKAEARAVKQVKVEETGVDPKALKSSFLKMVKLMNENEADKKNYRANGKLSQLKCPVCQRYAENLKDFALLI